CTTGGCCGAATCGCAATTGCGATTTGGGTTGTCGGATCCCGAAGACGCGACGCGACTTGGACTGCTGGAACAGCACGTCTGCACACGGCAACCTTGGTGCGATTCGATCATGCCCTTGGTCGCCAATGCGGATTTCCGGCAACACTATCGCAAACTGATCCAGCCGATTTGGGGCCATCCCCTGGTCAACGCCGACGCCGACGCCGCTGAAGTGATCGATTGGGCGGCCTCCCAAAGCGATCATACGACAGCCAAAAAGGAAGGCGTCTTTGTGCTGCTGCTTCAATCCCCGATCGCCAGTGCAATGGCCCCGATTCAAGAAGAGGGTGATGGCAAGAACGAAGGCAAGCAAAGCCGCGTTGCAAAAGCATGGGATCGTGTTGCGGCACTGGTCGCCAAGTTCCCTAATCGCGAAGTCGATCTGCAACAACTTGCCTTGCTGAGCCGGGCGCAACAATGGCCTGCGATTGACATCCAACGCCCTAGCATCGCTCGTTACATCTTTGTTGACGCACAAAAGCCGACACCGCTTGTCGTTCATCTCACGGATTCACCAGGGCGATTCGCATCCGTCTTGCAACGATCCAAACCAAGTTCCCTCGCCAACCTTCAACCGGATCAAGAAAAATGAAACGCTTGTATCGAAACGGGATCACGATGCTCTCTAGCATCCTTACATTGGCCACGCTGGGCGTGTTCCATTGCCAAGCGGTCCAGCCCGACTCGGTCACGCAGGGGCGTGATCTGTTCGAGCAAGATTGGTCGCCGCGAAACCCGATCACGGGCAATGATGGACTTGGGCCACTCTTTAATAGCACGTCGTGTGTGCGATGCCATTTCCAGGGAGGCGTGGGCGGTGCTGGCGATGCTTCGGTCAACGCATTGACACTTGCCATCGAGCGAATCCATTCGCAAAACAAACCGCTCGACAATCGTGAACTGCTTGATATTGTTCGATCGGTGCATCCAGGTTTTATTCAAAGCGATGGCACCATCAACAACACCTTGCCGCTTCCGCATCGGGGCGGTTCGGACGCCTACGCGGTCAAACGCAAGACGCTGCTGTCACAAGTCCCGGTCGAATTCAGTCAATCCGGCGGCCCCACGAATTCTGCAGAGGTTCGTTACGTCTCAGCCACCCCGATCAAGATGAATTGGCAACATGGCGATGCGAACATCACGCTCGATGCTCGATTGTTCCAGCGAAACACCACCTCGTTATTCGGAGCCGGTTTGATCGATCAGGTCAGCAATCGCGACATGGCGATTCAGGCCAAAATACAAGAGCGACATCCCGAAATCAGCGGGCGACCTTCGACGCTCAGCGATGGACGATTTGGCAAGTTCGGTAGGCGGGCCAACGTGGGGTCCTTGGTCGAGTTTATTGATATGGCTTGCGCAAACGAAGTCGGACTGAAAACGCGACGTCAATCGCAACCGAGTGACCCAATGACTCCAGGCTACAACAACCCTGGGATTGACGTTTCCGACAATCAGATCATGGCGATGCGGGACTTCATTGCTGCACTTCCAGCCCCCACACGGATACCGCCCAAAAATTTGCGGCATGCGCAGCAGATCGAGCGAGGCGAACAGGTGTTCGCTTCGGTCGGGTGCATCCACTGTCATCTTCAAGATCTCGGCCCTGCCAAAGGAATCTATAGCGATTTGCTTTTGCATGACATGGGATACGAATCCTTGGATCCGAATCACGCCGAGCCCAAGATTGCTCGCGTGATCCCGCTGACTCGGTATGAATCGACCGTGGCCAGACCACCACGGCCGGGTGAGCCTGGGTACTACGGAGCGACCACTCCGATCTTCAACAGAGCGGCAACGAATAAGCAGTATCTGTTCGTGCCGCCGTACCAGCCAACCGAACGGATGAAAATTGTGGACGTGTCATCCCGAGAACGGTACATCGAATTGGAATCCGACGACGAGGAATCGTCGCCCGGTGAGGGCGAAACAAGACAGGTCCTGGTCAAAGAAACCAAGTACGTTCGACTTATTTTCGAGCCGACAAACTTCAATCAGGAATGGAGAACACCACCGCTGTGGGGTGTGCGTGACTCGGCTCCCTACATGCATGACGGGCGAGCGGAAACGCTGCTAGAAGCGATCGCCGTGCATGAGGGGGAAGCCTCTGCGACACGCGATCGCTTCCTGAAACTACCGCTGGCCGATCGCCGAGCGGTTTTGGCGTTCCTTGAAACGCTCGCCGCGCCCAGCAACGTTCCGCAGCCAGCGATGTAGAATAGAGGCTTCGTCGTGGTCAAACCCAAGGTATTGTGATGCGATCGTTCATAACGCTTCTAGTCATGTCACTATTAGCAATTGCGATTTTCCGACTTTCGTATCCCCCGATCACTGACGGACTGCAACTTAGCAACAGCGTGCGAGGTATTGATTCCGCTCGGTTACCGCCGGCTCTGAACGAAATTGAGATCCCTAACCAAGAATCGACGCCAGAGCCTGGAACGATTGTTCCGGTGCAGGAGTTATCTCCCTACGAATTGCATGTCCAGAATGAGGACGGCTTCAGTAAAGCGCCGGGCAACGGGCGTCATCGTGGTGGTTCACATGTGTTGATGGATGAAAGAGCTGTTCGCTTTATAAACGATGCTATCGCTCAAACGCCTCCAAGCAATGAGACGGGCTTGCTCGAAACCAGCCCCTATGGATTGTGGGGCACTCTGGGGACGCGTGTATCCGAAGAAAAGCGAGGTGACGACCAAACCGTCAGTTCGGCCTTCATCGCTGATGTGCCACACACACCGTCAGGGGACTTTGCCCTCCGCCAAACAGAAATTGCGTTGGCTGATCATGA
The nucleotide sequence above comes from Novipirellula caenicola. Encoded proteins:
- a CDS encoding di-heme oxidoredictase family protein codes for the protein MKRLYRNGITMLSSILTLATLGVFHCQAVQPDSVTQGRDLFEQDWSPRNPITGNDGLGPLFNSTSCVRCHFQGGVGGAGDASVNALTLAIERIHSQNKPLDNRELLDIVRSVHPGFIQSDGTINNTLPLPHRGGSDAYAVKRKTLLSQVPVEFSQSGGPTNSAEVRYVSATPIKMNWQHGDANITLDARLFQRNTTSLFGAGLIDQVSNRDMAIQAKIQERHPEISGRPSTLSDGRFGKFGRRANVGSLVEFIDMACANEVGLKTRRQSQPSDPMTPGYNNPGIDVSDNQIMAMRDFIAALPAPTRIPPKNLRHAQQIERGEQVFASVGCIHCHLQDLGPAKGIYSDLLLHDMGYESLDPNHAEPKIARVIPLTRYESTVARPPRPGEPGYYGATTPIFNRAATNKQYLFVPPYQPTERMKIVDVSSRERYIELESDDEESSPGEGETRQVLVKETKYVRLIFEPTNFNQEWRTPPLWGVRDSAPYMHDGRAETLLEAIAVHEGEASATRDRFLKLPLADRRAVLAFLETLAAPSNVPQPAM